The Rhizobium sp. BG4 genome has a window encoding:
- the dinB gene encoding DNA polymerase IV, which yields MDVTAASTIRKIIHVDMDAFYASVEQRDNPELRGKPLAVGGAAARGVVAAASYEARKFGVHSAMPSVTAARKCPDLIFVTPRFEVYRAVSQQIREIFAEYTPLIEPLSLDEAYLDVTENLKDMPIATEIALEIRARIKAVTGLNASAGISYNKFLAKMASDLNKPNGQAVITPKNGPAFVEGLAVKKFHGVGPATAEKMHRLGIQTGADLKAQSLQFLTDHFGKAGPYFYGIARGIDERRVKPDRIRKSVGAEDTFAQDIHSYDPALEGVRPLIAKVWRYCETNSIRAKTVTLKVKYADFTQITRARTVERSFLSAGEIDEAVASLLKSIFPLPQGIRLLGVTLSSLERADDLRTDQLQLV from the coding sequence ATGGATGTGACGGCAGCTTCGACGATTAGAAAGATCATCCATGTCGACATGGATGCGTTTTACGCGTCAGTGGAACAGCGCGATAATCCGGAACTGCGTGGCAAGCCGCTCGCCGTCGGTGGTGCAGCCGCCCGAGGCGTGGTTGCGGCTGCTAGCTATGAAGCACGAAAATTCGGTGTCCACTCGGCGATGCCTTCGGTCACGGCCGCTCGCAAATGCCCTGACCTGATTTTTGTGACGCCCCGCTTCGAGGTCTATCGCGCCGTCTCGCAGCAGATCCGCGAGATCTTTGCCGAATACACGCCGCTGATCGAGCCTCTGTCGCTCGACGAGGCCTATCTCGATGTGACCGAAAACCTCAAGGATATGCCGATCGCGACCGAGATCGCGCTGGAGATCCGCGCAAGGATCAAGGCCGTTACCGGGCTGAATGCTTCAGCCGGAATCTCCTACAACAAGTTTCTCGCCAAAATGGCCTCCGACCTCAACAAGCCGAACGGGCAGGCCGTCATCACGCCGAAGAACGGCCCTGCCTTTGTCGAAGGGCTGGCCGTGAAGAAATTCCACGGCGTCGGGCCGGCGACCGCCGAGAAGATGCACCGCCTCGGAATCCAGACCGGCGCCGACCTCAAGGCGCAGTCGCTGCAGTTCCTGACCGATCATTTCGGGAAAGCTGGTCCATACTTTTACGGCATTGCCCGCGGCATCGATGAGCGCCGCGTCAAGCCGGACAGGATCCGCAAATCGGTCGGCGCCGAGGATACTTTCGCGCAGGACATTCACAGCTATGACCCGGCGCTCGAGGGCGTGCGCCCGCTCATCGCCAAGGTCTGGCGCTATTGCGAGACCAACTCGATCAGGGCAAAAACCGTGACGCTGAAGGTGAAATATGCTGACTTCACGCAGATCACGCGCGCAAGGACAGTCGAGCGGTCTTTCCTGTCTGCCGGCGAAATCGACGAGGCCGTCGCCTCGCTCTTGAAGTCAATCTTTCCGCTGCCGCAAGGCATACGATTGCTGGGGGTGACGCTATCCTCTCTCGAAAGGGCAGATGACCTCCGGACGGATCAGTTGCAGCTAGTTTAG